The following are from one region of the Helicobacteraceae bacterium genome:
- the thiS gene encoding sulfur carrier protein ThiS: MNIRINDEEKSFKQEALSIAELLKIENVSQPDMVSVQLNDEFLRQNEYETTKLKEGDAVNFLYFMGGGR; this comes from the coding sequence ATGAACATAAGAATTAACGACGAAGAGAAAAGTTTTAAGCAAGAGGCTTTATCGATCGCCGAGTTGCTAAAGATAGAGAACGTATCGCAACCAGATATGGTTTCGGTTCAACTAAACGACGAGTTTTTGCGTCAAAACGAATACGAAACGACGAAGCTAAAAGAGGGCGACGCGGTTAATTTTCTATATTTTATGGGCGGCGGGCGATGA
- a CDS encoding HesA/MoeB/ThiF family protein, with product MRDWSDEELERYSRHIILEEVGIEGQEKILNAKVLVIGAGGLGSPIALYLAAAGVGTIGIIDGDAADLSNLQRQIIHTTKDIGKPKAASAKEKMLAINPHIAIETRQTMITAENIEKIIAPYDFVIDGTDNFAAKFLINDACVLHKKPYSHGGILRFTGQTMTIKPYESACYACAFDSPPPAGVVPTCSSAGILGAVAGILGTIQAAEALKFIVGVGEPLYNSLLSFDAKNMNFRKIALKKNPKCRVCGEGARIVLRDYEQPVCELKP from the coding sequence ATGAGAGATTGGAGCGACGAGGAGTTGGAGCGTTACTCTAGGCATATTATCCTAGAGGAGGTCGGCATAGAGGGGCAGGAGAAAATCCTAAACGCCAAAGTATTGGTAATCGGCGCGGGCGGGCTTGGCTCGCCGATCGCCTTGTATCTCGCGGCGGCGGGCGTAGGGACGATTGGGATTATCGACGGCGACGCGGCGGATCTAAGCAACCTCCAGCGCCAGATTATCCATACGACAAAGGATATTGGAAAGCCAAAAGCCGCGAGCGCCAAAGAAAAAATGCTCGCTATCAACCCGCATATCGCGATCGAAACCCGTCAGACGATGATAACGGCGGAGAATATCGAAAAAATTATCGCGCCTTACGATTTCGTGATCGACGGCACGGACAATTTCGCGGCGAAGTTTTTAATCAACGACGCTTGCGTTTTGCATAAAAAGCCCTATTCGCACGGCGGTATCCTGCGTTTTACCGGACAGACGATGACGATCAAACCTTACGAGAGCGCCTGCTACGCCTGCGCGTTTGATTCGCCTCCGCCCGCAGGCGTCGTACCAACCTGCTCTAGCGCGGGGATTTTGGGCGCGGTGGCGGGTATTCTTGGAACGATCCAAGCCGCCGAAGCGCTTAAATTTATCGTCGGCGTCGGCGAGCCGCTCTACAACTCGCTGCTTAGCTTCGACGCTAAAAATATGAATTTTCGCAAGATCGCGCTCAAGAAAAACCCCAAATGCCGCGTGTGCGGCGAGGGCGCGCGTATCGTTTTGCGCGACTACGAACAGCCCGTCTGCGAGCTAAAGCCATGA
- a CDS encoding M67 family metallopeptidase: MIAISRKIYDAIILHAQKDAPIEACGYLGGKDGAVSLHYPMTNVDNSEEHFSFDPKEQFAAFKETSAQKLRLIACYHSHPATPARPSKEDIRLAYDPNISYIIVSLANGAIDLKSFRIKNGEATNEEVIVI; encoded by the coding sequence ATGATCGCCATTTCGCGAAAAATATACGACGCGATTATCCTCCACGCCCAAAAGGACGCGCCGATCGAGGCGTGCGGCTATCTAGGCGGCAAAGACGGCGCGGTCTCTTTGCATTATCCGATGACAAACGTCGATAACAGCGAGGAGCATTTTTCGTTCGATCCAAAGGAGCAGTTTGCGGCGTTTAAGGAGACGAGCGCGCAAAAACTGCGACTGATCGCCTGCTACCACTCGCACCCAGCCACGCCCGCTAGACCAAGTAAAGAGGATATACGGCTCGCTTATGATCCCAACATTAGTTACATTATCGTTTCGCTTGCCAACGGCGCGATCGACCTGAAAAGTTTCAGGATCAAAAACGGCGAAGCGACCAACGAGGAGGTTATCGTTATATGA
- a CDS encoding sulfurtransferase TusA family protein encodes MSGYQIPQNVHGDFESFKRSYEEYKSGAIDDLKFKTIRVPFGIYEQREANTYMIRVKLVGGLISSKQLAALADLAKRYAGGKLHITTRGGAQLHYVKFDDFLAVIEGLHAAQLTGRGGGGNTVRNITADILAGVAKDEVFDVTPRAIALTEKMLAQKDSYALPRKFKIAFSGSSADRGYATIADVGFIAKTKEGKRGFKVFIGGGMGAKSRVAKPYLDFLPEDEIFLLSQAIKETFDERGNRKNKHNARLRFLLEEIGLEAFRELVDTKIEAIRSRGGYEVEFREFDEPKPIVAQSDLALDDETKLWRDRFVYSQKQSGYYGAKVPLLLGDLDANGALALADALPKDRQTIRFGSDQNLYLRNLTLEELIALYPVIKTLSPQTQKSEILGDAVFCTGASTCQLGITIPRGALAAIERALLKSGLNLDALGGFRIHMSGCPNSCGRHALADLGFFGKVLRKDGVAYPAYNIVAGARIAETNYRFAEAIGDISAYRLPSFVADALKLWLEEKSRYASYADWIDGGGKAKLSAIAESYADIPSFDEDKNPYYDFGASARFSLAGRGAGECSAGMYDLIEADKKALKEALNANDWTRIRFLAARMLLITRGEEARSEAEVLSAFKRLFIDTKLIDESFAKTLEGEANESAIKLGEAVIALYDTMDNTLKFEAEKTGAIAAQKAARFKDYRGVECPMNFVRVKMDLAQMASGDILEILLDDGAPIENVPRSVRSEGHAIEAQTSEGTAWRVRIRKK; translated from the coding sequence ATGAGCGGCTATCAAATCCCCCAAAACGTCCATGGCGATTTTGAATCGTTTAAGCGCTCCTACGAGGAGTATAAAAGCGGCGCGATCGACGATCTGAAGTTCAAAACCATTAGAGTGCCGTTTGGCATATACGAGCAGCGCGAAGCCAATACCTATATGATCCGCGTGAAATTAGTCGGCGGTCTGATCTCTTCTAAGCAGCTCGCGGCGTTAGCCGATCTCGCAAAACGCTACGCCGGCGGCAAACTGCATATAACCACGCGCGGCGGCGCGCAACTACACTACGTCAAGTTTGACGACTTTTTGGCGGTAATCGAGGGACTTCACGCCGCGCAACTAACGGGGCGCGGCGGCGGCGGCAACACGGTGCGGAACATTACGGCGGATATACTCGCGGGCGTAGCCAAAGACGAGGTTTTTGACGTAACGCCGCGCGCGATCGCGCTGACTGAAAAGATGCTGGCGCAAAAAGACTCCTACGCGCTTCCGCGCAAATTCAAAATCGCCTTTAGCGGCTCTAGCGCCGATCGCGGCTACGCGACAATCGCCGACGTAGGCTTTATCGCGAAAACCAAAGAGGGCAAAAGAGGGTTCAAAGTCTTTATCGGCGGCGGCATGGGGGCAAAGAGCCGCGTCGCTAAGCCCTATCTGGATTTTTTGCCCGAAGACGAGATTTTTCTGCTCTCTCAGGCGATCAAGGAGACGTTCGACGAGCGCGGCAACCGCAAAAACAAGCATAACGCGAGATTGCGGTTTTTGCTGGAGGAGATCGGTCTGGAGGCGTTTAGGGAGCTAGTCGATACAAAGATCGAGGCGATTAGATCGCGCGGCGGCTACGAAGTCGAGTTCAGGGAGTTTGACGAGCCGAAGCCGATCGTCGCGCAAAGCGACTTGGCGCTAGACGACGAAACTAAATTATGGCGCGATCGATTTGTCTATTCGCAAAAGCAGAGCGGTTACTACGGCGCGAAAGTTCCGCTTCTGCTTGGCGATTTGGACGCGAACGGGGCGCTCGCCCTAGCGGACGCGTTGCCAAAAGATCGCCAAACGATTCGCTTTGGAAGCGATCAAAACCTCTATCTAAGAAACCTGACGCTAGAGGAGTTGATCGCGCTCTATCCCGTTATCAAAACGCTTTCGCCGCAAACGCAAAAGAGCGAGATTTTAGGCGACGCCGTTTTTTGCACGGGCGCATCGACCTGCCAGCTTGGGATCACCATTCCGCGCGGCGCGCTTGCGGCGATCGAGCGCGCGCTTCTTAAAAGCGGCTTAAACCTCGACGCTCTTGGCGGCTTTAGAATCCACATGTCGGGCTGCCCTAATAGTTGCGGCAGGCACGCGCTGGCTGATCTAGGCTTTTTCGGCAAGGTTTTGCGAAAAGACGGCGTCGCCTATCCCGCGTATAATATCGTCGCGGGCGCGAGGATCGCCGAGACAAACTACCGCTTCGCCGAAGCGATCGGCGATATTAGCGCCTATCGCTTGCCCTCGTTTGTGGCGGACGCCTTGAAATTATGGCTGGAGGAAAAGAGCCGATACGCCTCCTACGCCGATTGGATAGACGGCGGCGGCAAGGCAAAGCTCTCGGCGATCGCCGAGAGTTACGCCGATATTCCTTCGTTTGACGAGGACAAAAATCCCTACTACGACTTTGGCGCCTCCGCGCGGTTTTCGTTGGCTGGGCGCGGCGCTGGCGAGTGCAGCGCGGGCATGTACGATCTGATCGAAGCGGATAAAAAGGCGCTCAAAGAGGCGCTAAACGCAAACGACTGGACGCGGATTCGCTTTTTGGCGGCGCGAATGCTACTGATCACGCGCGGCGAGGAGGCGAGGAGCGAGGCGGAGGTATTGTCGGCGTTTAAGAGGCTGTTTATAGATACGAAGCTAATCGACGAATCTTTCGCCAAAACGCTAGAGGGCGAGGCAAACGAAAGCGCGATCAAACTTGGCGAGGCGGTGATCGCGCTCTATGACACGATGGACAACACATTGAAGTTCGAGGCGGAAAAAACGGGCGCGATCGCCGCGCAAAAAGCCGCGCGGTTTAAGGATTATCGCGGCGTGGAGTGTCCGATGAATTTCGTGCGCGTAAAGATGGACTTAGCGCAAATGGCGAGCGGCGATATTCTGGAGATTTTGCTCGACGACGGCGCGCCGATAGAGAACGTGCCGCGATCCGTGCGTAGCGAAGGGCATGCGATCGAGGCGCAGACGAGCGAAGGGACGGCTTGGCGCGTTCGGATTAGGAAGAAGTGA
- a CDS encoding uroporphyrinogen-III C-methyltransferase yields MKVLPIALTPKKILLIGAGKAAALKARSILESDCVLSVIASKIADDFFSDRRVTIKSFELADARGFEIVINATGDLALSKTLWENRREYGYLLNCVDEPRFCDFYFTANTRQGDLCVSVSSNGVSPPRAQAARDLIAAALAPSEQNGREAFLIGCGTGGIDNLTIGAFKAITRLDVALIDNLISDEIKALLPKKCLAIDAGKRKNNHALAQEEINDLIVKHAKEGKIVGRLKSGDPSIFGRLYEEAAFIASSGFIPRVIGGVSSAFEACRAAGVAPTLRGVASGALIVSAHLKGARFNDDWIELIGKIPHTIIVLMAHSFSSKIVESARRRGIDLQTPCAFASKIDSVDEAVVFGVLGDLEDMAARIAKPATLIVGMCAAFSYKSL; encoded by the coding sequence GTGAAAGTCCTGCCGATCGCGCTTACGCCAAAGAAAATTCTGCTAATCGGCGCGGGCAAAGCCGCCGCGCTAAAGGCGCGAAGTATTCTGGAAAGCGACTGCGTTTTAAGCGTGATCGCAAGCAAGATCGCCGACGATTTTTTCTCTGATAGGCGCGTTACGATCAAATCCTTCGAGCTTGCCGACGCGCGCGGTTTTGAGATAGTAATCAACGCGACGGGCGATTTGGCGCTTTCCAAAACGCTGTGGGAGAACCGCCGCGAATACGGCTATCTGTTAAATTGCGTCGACGAGCCGCGATTTTGCGACTTTTACTTTACCGCCAATACGCGCCAAGGCGATCTATGCGTATCCGTAAGCTCTAACGGCGTTTCGCCCCCTCGCGCCCAAGCCGCGCGCGATCTGATCGCCGCCGCGCTTGCCCCAAGCGAGCAAAACGGGCGCGAAGCGTTTTTGATCGGGTGCGGAACGGGCGGGATCGACAACTTAACTATCGGCGCGTTTAAGGCGATTACAAGGTTAGACGTGGCGCTGATCGACAATCTTATTAGCGACGAGATTAAGGCGCTACTGCCCAAAAAATGCCTTGCGATCGACGCGGGCAAACGCAAAAACAATCACGCGCTCGCGCAAGAGGAGATCAACGATCTGATCGTAAAACACGCCAAAGAGGGCAAGATTGTAGGCAGGTTAAAAAGCGGCGATCCGTCAATCTTCGGTCGGCTTTACGAGGAGGCGGCGTTTATCGCCTCAAGCGGTTTTATCCCGCGCGTGATCGGCGGGGTGAGTTCCGCGTTCGAGGCGTGCCGCGCGGCGGGCGTGGCGCCTACGCTTCGCGGCGTCGCGAGCGGGGCGCTGATCGTTTCGGCGCATCTCAAAGGCGCGCGCTTTAACGACGATTGGATCGAGCTTATCGGCAAAATCCCGCATACCATTATCGTTTTGATGGCGCATAGTTTCAGCTCCAAAATAGTCGAATCCGCCAGACGGCGCGGAATCGATTTGCAAACGCCGTGCGCGTTCGCTTCCAAGATCGATTCCGTCGACGAAGCCGTCGTTTTCGGCGTTTTGGGCGATCTAGAGGATATGGCGGCGCGGATCGCTAAACCCGCGACGTTAATCGTGGGAATGTGCGCGGCGTTTTCTTATAAATCGTTATAA
- the purU gene encoding formyltetrahydrofolate deformylase — MSNRYRLLIETEDKKGLIHQITGAILQHNLNIEQNNEFVEKSFNRFFMRTDLSGEPDESLFCDLARLLSSDQAIRLIPKQKKRVIVMVTKEHHCLGDLLIRNKYGELDIDILAVVSNYDYLRALTESFGIPYHFVDSAGLDRAAHENGALEIIDSYNCEYIVLAKYMRILTSNFVERYKNRIINIHHSFLPAFIGANPYRQAYDRGVKIIGATAHFVNNNLDEGPIIAQSVLSINHTHSAEDMARAGKDVEKQTLARALRLVCDDRVFIYKNKTIIFE; from the coding sequence ATGAGCAACCGCTACAGGCTACTGATAGAAACCGAAGATAAAAAAGGGCTGATCCACCAGATTACGGGCGCGATCTTACAACATAATCTTAATATAGAGCAAAACAACGAGTTTGTGGAAAAGAGTTTTAACCGCTTTTTTATGCGCACCGATCTTAGCGGCGAGCCGGACGAATCGCTGTTTTGCGATCTGGCGCGCTTGCTTAGCTCCGATCAGGCTATACGACTAATTCCAAAACAAAAAAAGCGCGTAATTGTTATGGTTACGAAAGAACACCACTGTTTAGGCGATCTGTTGATTCGCAATAAATACGGCGAGTTAGATATAGATATATTGGCTGTGGTAAGCAACTACGATTATCTAAGAGCGCTTACGGAGAGTTTCGGTATTCCTTATCACTTTGTAGATAGCGCGGGTCTCGATCGCGCCGCGCATGAAAACGGGGCGCTTGAGATAATCGACTCGTATAACTGCGAATATATTGTGCTGGCAAAATATATGCGTATTTTAACGTCCAATTTTGTAGAACGCTATAAAAATAGAATTATCAACATTCACCACTCGTTTTTGCCCGCTTTTATCGGCGCTAATCCGTATCGGCAGGCATACGATCGCGGCGTGAAAATTATCGGCGCGACGGCGCACTTTGTAAATAACAATCTCGACGAAGGTCCTATTATCGCCCAGAGCGTTCTTAGCATAAATCACACGCACAGCGCGGAGGATATGGCGCGCGCGGGCAAAGACGTGGAGAAGCAGACCTTAGCTCGCGCTTTAAGACTTGTTTGCGACGATCGCGTTTTCATCTACAAAAACAAAACGATTATTTTTGAATAA
- a CDS encoding nitrogen fixation protein NifZ, with the protein MAVRNEDLPLFEFGQRVRLKGDVRADGTYSFAKTGEVIALKGEEGYVRNIGSFLQTIRVYDVDFIASGRLIGCREEELENADDKDKIESEANEDMAILKAHRQKLKR; encoded by the coding sequence TTGGCGGTCAGAAACGAAGATTTACCGCTTTTTGAATTTGGACAAAGGGTGAGATTAAAAGGCGACGTTCGCGCGGACGGAACATATTCGTTCGCGAAAACGGGCGAGGTTATCGCGCTTAAAGGCGAGGAGGGCTACGTGCGTAATATCGGCTCGTTTTTGCAGACAATTCGCGTTTATGACGTTGATTTTATCGCTTCGGGGCGGTTGATCGGCTGCCGCGAGGAGGAGCTAGAGAACGCCGACGATAAGGATAAAATTGAAAGCGAAGCAAACGAAGATATGGCAATTCTAAAAGCGCACCGCCAGAAGCTGAAACGGTAA